ACCCGGCCTCGGCCGAGGACAAGGTGCCCGAGCACACCGATGAGCAGAGCGACCAGCACACCGAGGTTGGCTCCAGCCCAGGCCCCGTCGCGCCCCCCAAGAGGCCCGAGCAGGTAGCCCTGCCAGGACAACCAGGAGGCAGCCGAGTTGACGACCAGCCCCCAGCCGACGACGGAACCGGCAGCCACCAGGGCGATGGCCTCCCAGTTGACTGAGCCGTAGACGCCGTCGGGCGTGAAGAGGGCTTCCTCGTCGTAGTCGCGCTTGCGCAGAATGACCTCGGCGACCATGACTCCGGCCCAGGCGGCGACGACGACCCCGAGAGTGGTGAGGAACCCTTGGAAGGGACCGAGGAAGTCATCAGCGCCGAAGATGACGGCGATGGTGCCCACGGTCATGATGGTGGCGTCGATGGAGGTGGCCACGTGTCGGCGCACGGGCAGGCCGGTCGCCAGGAGAGACAGGCCCGAGGAGTACAGGTCCATGATGATGCCGCCAGCCAATCCCAGGATGGCGACGACCGCGAAGGGGATGAGGAACCACGTGGGCAGGATCGTGGTCAGAGCGCCGATGGGGTCGGTGTTGATGGCCTGGCCGAGCTCGGCGTCGGAGCCCACCAGGAGGATGCCGAAGAAGACGAGCACCACGCAGGGCAGTGCCGATCCCAGCGTGGTCCAGCCGATGACGCCGGCTGTCGAGGCCCTGCGGGGCAGGTAGCGGGAGTAGTCGGCGGCGGCATTGACCCAACCGAGGCCGAAGCCGGTGGCCACCATGACCAGGGCTCCGATGAAGGCCGCAGGGCCGCCCGACGGCAGGGCCAAGATCTTGTCGACACTGATCTGGGGAGCGACGAGGACGAGGTAGATGATGGTGAGGACACCGGTGGCCCAGGTGATCCAGGTCTGAACCCTCATGATCGCCTCGAAGCCGAGAATACCGGCGCTGGCAGCCAGGCCAACAGTGAGCAGGAAGCCCAGGATCTGGGCACCGACCTGGTTGTGCCAACCCAGGGCCTGGAACACCGTGGCCGAGGCCAGGGTGGCAGAGACGCACAGGACGGTCTCCCAGCCGACCGTGAGGATCCAGGACAGGGCCGCGGACAGGCGATTGCCGTTGTAGCCGAAGGCCGCTCGGGACAGCGCCAGGGTGGGGGCGCTGCCTCGTTTGCCCAGGACGGCCACGACACCGCACAGGAGGAAGGAGACGATGACGCCAACGCTGCCCGCAACGACCGCCTGCCAGAAGGACAGTCCGAATCCGAGGACCCAGGCACCCCAGGACAGTCCCAGGACGGAGATGTTGGCCGCGAACCAGGGCATGAAGAGATCGCTCGGCCGCCCCTTGCGATCAGACTCGGAGATGACGTCAAGACCGGCGTTCTCGACGCGAGTGGCGGCGGGAACGTCCGCAGGTGCACTGCTCATGGGTAATCGACCTCAGTGTCAGTATCAGAACGCTCTCGAATGAGAACTGACTGAAGTGTACGGGCACTGAGATGCAGCGAACGACGCCGGAGAGCCGAGAAGAGCCACCACCCCCTCAGTAACATAAGATATGTCACACACTTGAGGGGATCTTCATACAAGCTCTCACTGGATACCGAGCTGTGTCTCAGATGCGCGCATGTATAGTCGAGCCATCCTCCACGTCTCCATTTCGTGGAGACTCACCACGGAAAGGAGCTCTCATGAGCGACAACGGAACCTTTGACAGGATCGCCGGCAAGACCAAGGAGGCCGCGGGCAAGGTCACTGGCAACAAGGAGACCGAGACCGAGGGCAAGCTCCAGCAGGCCGAAGGCAAGATCAAGGAGGTCGCCGAGGACGCCAAGGACGCCATCAAGGGTGCGGTGAACCACCTCAAGGGCGACAAGTAAGCGTCGTCGCGACACACGCAACAGCGCCCAGTCTCCTTCAGGAGGCTGGGCGCTGTTGTGTTGCCAATTCCGGCGTCAGTTGCTCGCAGGGATCAGGGTCGGCGCCACGTTGACCACGCTCTGCGAGGGGTCGGCCTGCCCCCACGAGTTGTTGCCCCAAGTCCAGGTCCCCTTGTCGACAGTGGCCCACGTGTCGTAACCGGAGGTACCGATCTGGGTGGCCCCGTCGATCTTGTCCACCTGCACCAGCCCCGAGGGGGTGTCGGAGACAGTTCCGTTGACCTGACCGTAGCGGTTGGAGCCGAAGCACCAGACTGTGCCCTTGGCGAGGGCGCAGGTGTGCTCGTAACCAGAGACAAGCGCGGTGGGAGCGGCCGGCAGCTTGCCGACCTCCACGGCCTGGTTGACCAGCGCCTCATCAGTCTTCTTGCCGAGCTGGCCGACCTCGTTGGCGCCCCAGGCGTAGACCTTGCCCGAGTCGTCCACGGCCACGGCGAAGCCCTTGCCCACGCTCAGCGCCGAGACCTTGACCTTCTCCAGCCCTGGCACAGCCGTCGGCGAGACACGTGCTCCCTGGGTGTTGGCCTGGGCGTCAGCACCCCAGCAGGAGACTCCGGTACCGCCCGAGGAGCAGACGAAGGAACCACTGCCGGCGCGCAGGGTCGCAGGCTTGGTGGCGGCAGGGGCCGCCGCAGCGGGAGACGACGGATCCGCCGCGTCCTTACCGGGCCACAGCCAGTGCCCTCCCAAGGCACCCCCAACCAGTCCGAGGGCCAGCACACTGACCGCTACAACCGGAAGCACCCACCCGCGACGTCGAGCGCCCTTCGAGTACTGGGAGACATCACTCTGCGGCGCCTCCATCTCGGTCACTGTGGGCAGCGGCTGAAGCCGGTAACCCTGCGGTTGAGGCTGCGTCGGTGTCGCCATATGCGGCTGGAGCGGCGAGATCGCAGCCGGCTGCTGAGCAGGCTGAGTTGGTTGAGCCACCCCGTAGTCAGTGTCTCCGCCAGCGCCGTCGCCCCTGAATGCGCCGTCAAAGGCCACGGGATCTGCAGGCGCCCCGTACACGGGTGCGGGTTCCTGAACGGGCACCTGCTGCTGAGCAGGCGGATACCCGGCAGGCTGCTGAGGGGAATATCCGGCAGATGCCGCGATCTGTTCGAGCTGCGCACGCTGCTCGGGCGTCCAGGCGCGTCCGGTGACAAGGGCCTCCCGAGCACGCTCGGGACTGCCGCCGATGAACCACAGCACCCTGTCCCCGTCGAGCATCCGGTCATCCATGGGCCAGACCTCTCCTCAACGTCAAGGACCGATGCGTGTCAGTAGGTCAGCCTACGGCGCGCCATGAGCATGGCGGCGCCTGTCGCACCAGTGCCCAGCACCATCCAGGCTGCGGTCGTCCCCGCACCGGTCTGGGCGAGGGTGGAGCGACCTGCGGTGGCGGTACCCTGCTGGCCGGAAGCAGCCTGCTCGCGGGGAGCGGCGGCCTGCTCACCGGGGACATTCGCGGCGCCCTGGGGAGCGCTCTCCTCGGCGGCCGCGGGGGCGCCTCCCTCAGAGGACTGCTCGGGGGCCGCCGGGGCCTGCTGCTCGGGAGCAGCCTCGGAGCCAGCGGAATCGCCCTGCTGCTGCTCAGCCTGGTTCTGCTGGGGCTGCTCGGCCGGAGCCTCCGGCTTGTTCTCCTGCTGCGCCGCGGCGTTGTCGGCGCCCGGAGCCTGGGGAGCGGTCTTGCCCGCATCCTCCGCGGGAGCAGGCGCAGGGGCGGGGGCCGGAGCCGGCTTGTTGCCTTCAGGGTTGGGGGCAGCCGGGGAGGGGGTGTCGGGCTGAGGAGCCTCGGCCTTCGCGTCACCGGCCTGGGACGCCGACTGCTCGGCGACAGGAGCCGGGTCCGTCTCAGCAGCAGCCGCACCGACCGGGACGACGGACAGGGCAACGGCCGCAGACGCAGCCATCCATACGCTTCGCTTCATGGGAACTCCTTGAGGACTTGAGAGCCAAGGCTCTTACGTCGGGTGACGAGGATGTGGATGCGGCCACCTTACCCAACGCAGCCCTGGTCCTGTCACGCTAGCGACACGGGCACTACTCCACTGTTGGACACTTCACATCGCCGCCGCGCGGGTGGAATGGGAGATGGTCAGACCCTCAGGCCCAGCCCTCTCATACGCGAGACCGCCCCCTGGGACAGTACTGAGTGGAGCTGCTCCTGCGCCATCTGGCCGAGGAGCTCGGGGAACTGCCCCAGGAGCCTCTGGAAGGTCCCGATCTCCTCACCGATGACGCGCCGGCCCCACAGCCCCAGTCGGGCGGCCAGCTGAGGGTCGGCCGCGACGACCTCCTCCAGCTCGGCGACGGCGTACGTGCCGATCGGGTCCTGGCTGAGCTCATGAATGAGTCCGCTATGCAAGGGGTCGTCCAGGGACTCGCTCAGCGCCATCCCGAAGTCGATGAGCAGCCCGAAGGTGATGTAGGTCTTGAGCAGGCGCTCGGCCCAGTCCAGTGGCCGCAGTCGCTCGTCGAAGTCGCCCAGCACGTCGGTGAAGCGTTCGGCCGCCCCGAGGGCGTCGATGCCGTGGGTCGCGGCCAGCTCCACGACCCGGTCGAAGGAGGCGACCTCCCAGGCACTCATGCGCAGCAGGTCGACCCGAGCCCTCATCCGCGGCGCCCGGTCGGCATCCTTGGCGTAGCGGGTGCAGGCCGCCGTCCGGGAGATCGCGACGACGCCGACGACGGACAGCTCGTGGGGACCAACCTGCATCGGGATGGAGGCGTTGGGCTGAGGTGACGGTGTCGGCATCTGGGACATGGCCACCATCGTATCCAGGTCTTGCCGTGCGTGAAGCACAGCCGTGACATCGACCACGCCGACGGCGCACCTCCCCATCCAGACAGGCCATCATCATGTTTTCCCGCTACGCTGACGGCGTCCACGGTTGCCCGGTCGTCAGATGGACTCAGATATGACTCACGATCGGCTGCCACATCCGACGGCGCCAACGCCCACGCAGCGCACCCGACCGTGCGCGCGAGCGACAGCCGCGCCGGACCGGTTCAACCTGATCAGAAGACAAGGAACCTCGTGAGCAACGAGCACCACGGGGCCGACGCCGTCGAGCCCGACCACAACTCCACAGACGACCAGACCACCCTCGAGAGCGCCAACGCCGCTGCCGGCACCACTGGCGCTACGTCCGGGATCATCGAGACGGCCGGCGCCCACGCCCCCGTCCTGGATGAGGCCACTCCCGACATCACCGACGAGGGCGCCCAAACCGACCTGAGCCGCAAGACCTTCGCCGACTTCGGTGTCGAGCCGGAGATCTGCGAGGCCCTGGACGCCAAGGGCATCACCCACCCCTTCCCCATCCAGGCCCTCACCCTGCCGGTGGCCCTGGAGGGGCAGGACATCATCGGTCAGGCCAAGACCGGCACCGGCAAGACCCTGGGCTTCGGCATCCCCCTCCTCATGGACACCCTGGGCCCCGGGGAGGAGGGCTGGGACGAGGATCCCGCCTCCGGCAGCCCCCAGGCCCTGGTCATCCTGCCCACCCGCGAGCTGGCCAAGCAGGTCGCCGAGGAGCTGTCCACAGCTGCCGCCAAGCGCACCGTGCGCATCGTCCAGGTCTACGGCGGGCGCGCCTACGAGCCCCAGATCGAGGACCTCGAGCGAGGAGCCGAGGTCGTCGTGGGCACGCCCGGCCGCCTCATCGACCTCATGGAGCGTGGCGTGCTGGACCTGGCTCACGTCACCACTGTCGTCCTGGACGAGGCCGACGAGATGCTGGATCTGGGCTTCCTGCCGGACGTGGAGAAGATCCTGGCCCGCACCCGCGCCGACCGGCACACGATGCTCTTCAGCGCCACCATGCCCGGGGCCGTGGTCGCCCTGGCGCGCCGCTACATGACCCGCCCCACCCACATCCGCGCCCAGGACCCGGGCGACGAGGGCATGACCGTCCAGACGGTCCAGCAGGTCGTCTACCGCACCCACTCGATGAACAAGGTGGAGGTCGTCTCCCGGATCCTCCAGGCCGAGGGACGCGGGCGCACCATCATCTTCGCACGCACCAAGCGCACGGCGGCCCGGGTGGCCGACGACCTGCGCGCCCGAGGTTTCGCCACCGGGGCCCTGCACGGCGACCTCGGCCAGGGGGCCCGCGAGCAGGCCCTGCGCGCCTTCCGCAACAACAAGGTGGACGTCCTGGTGGCCACCGACGTGGCCGCCCGGGGCATCGACGTCGACGACGTCACCCACGTCATCAACTACCAGTGCCCCGAGGACGAGAAGATCTACGTCCACCGCATCGGGCGCACCGGACGCGCCGGCAACTCCGGCACGGCGGTCACCTTCGTGGACTGGGACGACGTGCCGCGCTGGCGGATCATCGCCAAGGCTCTGGGCCTGCCCATCGAGGAGCCGGTGGAGACCTACCACACCAGCGAGCACCTGTTCTCCGACCTGTCGATCCCGGAGAAGGTCACCGGCCGCCTGCCCCGTCACAAGCGCACCCTGGAGGGGCTCGACGCCGAGGAGATCGAGGACCTGGGTGAAACCGGCAAGCGTGGGCGCAAGCAGTCCGGCCGGCAGGGCGGGCGCTCGGAGCGCGGCCGGGGCCGCGGCGGCAGGGGCGCCAAGGACTCCAAGCGCGGTGAGCCCTCCCGGCGCTCCGCCGACGGCGAGGCCAAGCCCCGGCGCAAGCGCACCCGTAAGCGCACGCGCGGTGGCCGCCCGGTTGACGGGACCACCGGCGAGTAGGACTGACAAGGAGCGGCTGAGACTCACGTGGGTCTCAGCCGCTGTCCGTCTCCGGGGTGGAGCCGGCTCAGAGGCGGGTCTCCAGGAAGGCGAAGACGCCGTCGGCCATGATCTGGACGGCGATGGCCGCCAGGAGCAGTCCCATGACCCGGGTGAGGATCCGGATGCCGGAGGTGCCCAGCACCCGGTTGAGCCCCAGGGAGAAGCGCAGCGAGGCCCAGATGGCGATGTGCGTGCCGATGATCGCGGCCGTCACGGAGACCCACCCGGCCACCCCGCCTCCGGTGGTGTCCACGGCGACCATCGCCGCGACGATGGCGCCGGGCCCGGCCAGCAGGGGCGTGCCCAGGGGCACGAGGGCGGCGTTGGCAGTGACGGCCTCGGGGTCGGGGCTCTCATCGACCTTGTCGGTCAGCAGCTCGAGGGCCACCAGGAGCAGCAGCAGTCCGCCGGCCACCTGGAGGGAGGGCACCGAGATCCCCAGGAACTTCAGGATGTAGCGTCCGAAGGCCGCGAAGAGCACGATGACGGCGAAGGAGACCACTGTGGCCTGGCGCGCTGAAGCGGCGCGCTCCGGGGGCGTCTGCCGCGAGGTCAGGGACAGGAAGATCGGGATGGCGCCCAGGGGGTCCTGAATGACCAGGAGCGTGGTGAAGGTCGTGGCGAAGACCGTGGTGTCGAAGACGGACTGCAGCATGGGGCGTTTCTATCACCGCCGCTCGGCAGGAGTCAGGTGCCGTGGCCGCTCGGGCCTCAGGGTCGGACGAGGTCGAGGGCGCCCTCGTCGAGGATCTGTTCCAGCAGCTCGGGCGGCATGAGGTTCTCCCCCAGGCGGTTGGGCTTCCCGGTGCCGTGGTAGTCCGAGGCCCCCGACAGCCCCAGCCCCAGGCGCTGGGCCAGAAGGCGAACCTGCTCGCGCTGCTCGGGGCCCTGGTCGCGATGGTTCATCTCCAGGGCCGCCAGGCCGGCCTCGGCCATCTGGGCGAAGGTCTCATCGGGCACGAGGCGGCGTTGGCGGGAGGCGGCGCGCGGGTGGGCCGCCACCGGGACCCCACCGGCGGCGCGCACCAGGCGGCAGGCCTCCACCGGGTCCAGCGCCCAGTGGTGGACATAGTAGGGCGAGGAGGTGGCCAGCGGCCCGGCGAAGGCGGCGTTGCGATCGGGGAAGGATCCGGCCGTCACCAGGGCATCGGCGATATGGGGCCGGCCGATCGTGTGGGAGTCGGCCGACTGGGACAGGACGTCCTCCCAGGTGACCGGGTAGTC
This region of Actinomyces oris genomic DNA includes:
- a CDS encoding CsbD family protein, producing the protein MSDNGTFDRIAGKTKEAAGKVTGNKETETEGKLQQAEGKIKEVAEDAKDAIKGAVNHLKGDK
- a CDS encoding PHP domain-containing protein, with amino-acid sequence MRIDPHTHSACSDGTDSPAGLMAQAAAAGLDVVGLTDHDTMAGWQEAARAVPDTGVALLRGTEISCAADGVTLHLLSYLHRADDAGLEAAFARARRSRDSRAQRMVERLSEDYPVTWEDVLSQSADSHTIGRPHIADALVTAGSFPDRNAAFAGPLATSSPYYVHHWALDPVEACRLVRAAGGVPVAAHPRAASRQRRLVPDETFAQMAEAGLAALEMNHRDQGPEQREQVRLLAQRLGLGLSGASDYHGTGKPNRLGENLMPPELLEQILDEGALDLVRP
- a CDS encoding MarC family protein; its protein translation is MLQSVFDTTVFATTFTTLLVIQDPLGAIPIFLSLTSRQTPPERAASARQATVVSFAVIVLFAAFGRYILKFLGISVPSLQVAGGLLLLLVALELLTDKVDESPDPEAVTANAALVPLGTPLLAGPGAIVAAMVAVDTTGGGVAGWVSVTAAIIGTHIAIWASLRFSLGLNRVLGTSGIRILTRVMGLLLAAIAVQIMADGVFAFLETRL
- a CDS encoding DEAD/DEAH box helicase, which gives rise to MSNEHHGADAVEPDHNSTDDQTTLESANAAAGTTGATSGIIETAGAHAPVLDEATPDITDEGAQTDLSRKTFADFGVEPEICEALDAKGITHPFPIQALTLPVALEGQDIIGQAKTGTGKTLGFGIPLLMDTLGPGEEGWDEDPASGSPQALVILPTRELAKQVAEELSTAAAKRTVRIVQVYGGRAYEPQIEDLERGAEVVVGTPGRLIDLMERGVLDLAHVTTVVLDEADEMLDLGFLPDVEKILARTRADRHTMLFSATMPGAVVALARRYMTRPTHIRAQDPGDEGMTVQTVQQVVYRTHSMNKVEVVSRILQAEGRGRTIIFARTKRTAARVADDLRARGFATGALHGDLGQGAREQALRAFRNNKVDVLVATDVAARGIDVDDVTHVINYQCPEDEKIYVHRIGRTGRAGNSGTAVTFVDWDDVPRWRIIAKALGLPIEEPVETYHTSEHLFSDLSIPEKVTGRLPRHKRTLEGLDAEEIEDLGETGKRGRKQSGRQGGRSERGRGRGGRGAKDSKRGEPSRRSADGEAKPRRKRTRKRTRGGRPVDGTTGE
- a CDS encoding ferritin-like fold-containing protein, translated to MVAMSQMPTPSPQPNASIPMQVGPHELSVVGVVAISRTAACTRYAKDADRAPRMRARVDLLRMSAWEVASFDRVVELAATHGIDALGAAERFTDVLGDFDERLRPLDWAERLLKTYITFGLLIDFGMALSESLDDPLHSGLIHELSQDPIGTYAVAELEEVVAADPQLAARLGLWGRRVIGEEIGTFQRLLGQFPELLGQMAQEQLHSVLSQGAVSRMRGLGLRV
- a CDS encoding RCC1 domain-containing protein, with translation MDDRMLDGDRVLWFIGGSPERAREALVTGRAWTPEQRAQLEQIAASAGYSPQQPAGYPPAQQQVPVQEPAPVYGAPADPVAFDGAFRGDGAGGDTDYGVAQPTQPAQQPAAISPLQPHMATPTQPQPQGYRLQPLPTVTEMEAPQSDVSQYSKGARRRGWVLPVVAVSVLALGLVGGALGGHWLWPGKDAADPSSPAAAAPAATKPATLRAGSGSFVCSSGGTGVSCWGADAQANTQGARVSPTAVPGLEKVKVSALSVGKGFAVAVDDSGKVYAWGANEVGQLGKKTDEALVNQAVEVGKLPAAPTALVSGYEHTCALAKGTVWCFGSNRYGQVNGTVSDTPSGLVQVDKIDGATQIGTSGYDTWATVDKGTWTWGNNSWGQADPSQSVVNVAPTLIPASN
- a CDS encoding purine-cytosine permease family protein; its protein translation is MSSAPADVPAATRVENAGLDVISESDRKGRPSDLFMPWFAANISVLGLSWGAWVLGFGLSFWQAVVAGSVGVIVSFLLCGVVAVLGKRGSAPTLALSRAAFGYNGNRLSAALSWILTVGWETVLCVSATLASATVFQALGWHNQVGAQILGFLLTVGLAASAGILGFEAIMRVQTWITWATGVLTIIYLVLVAPQISVDKILALPSGGPAAFIGALVMVATGFGLGWVNAAADYSRYLPRRASTAGVIGWTTLGSALPCVVLVFFGILLVGSDAELGQAINTDPIGALTTILPTWFLIPFAVVAILGLAGGIIMDLYSSGLSLLATGLPVRRHVATSIDATIMTVGTIAVIFGADDFLGPFQGFLTTLGVVVAAWAGVMVAEVILRKRDYDEEALFTPDGVYGSVNWEAIALVAAGSVVGWGLVVNSAASWLSWQGYLLGPLGGRDGAWAGANLGVLVALLIGVLGHLVLGRGRVARQEARS